One window from the genome of Bradyrhizobium xenonodulans encodes:
- a CDS encoding RraA family protein, with protein MTITIAANGVPKPPAEIIEGFRGAPTSVISDNLARLPGAVGLKPYHRGGKLVGTAFTVRTRPGDNLAIHRALDLVGPGDVIVVDGGGDETRALVGEIMKNIAQWRKAEGYVIDGAIRDVASFAADDFPCYARAVIHRGPYKNGPGEINVPVSIGGSVISPGDIIVGDEDGVVSFPAAGAAALLEAVRTQVAREEETLKAIREGRYQGSYGKS; from the coding sequence ATGACCATCACCATCGCAGCGAACGGCGTGCCGAAGCCGCCGGCCGAGATCATCGAGGGTTTTCGCGGGGCGCCGACCTCGGTCATCTCGGATAATCTCGCCCGCCTGCCCGGCGCGGTGGGGCTGAAACCCTATCATCGCGGCGGCAAGCTGGTGGGGACGGCCTTCACGGTGCGCACCCGTCCCGGCGACAATCTCGCCATTCACCGCGCGCTCGATCTGGTCGGTCCCGGCGACGTCATCGTGGTCGACGGCGGCGGCGACGAGACCCGGGCGCTGGTCGGCGAGATCATGAAGAACATCGCGCAGTGGCGCAAAGCAGAGGGTTACGTAATCGACGGTGCGATCCGCGATGTCGCCTCGTTCGCGGCCGACGACTTCCCCTGCTACGCCCGTGCGGTGATCCATCGCGGCCCCTACAAGAACGGGCCCGGCGAGATCAACGTGCCCGTTTCGATCGGCGGCAGCGTGATCTCGCCCGGCGACATCATCGTTGGCGACGAGGACGGCGTGGTGTCGTTTCCCGCCGCCGGCGCCGCGGCGCTGCTGGAAGCGGTACGCACCCAGGTCGCGCGCGAGGAGGAGACGTTGAAGGCAATCCGCGAGGGCCGTTACCAGGGCTCCTATGGCAAATCCTGA
- a CDS encoding dimethylsulfonioproprionate lyase family protein yields MSQKDEFHNIDNPGDGLFRELAAGVTTRIFSGEQAMLSVVTLAPHAQGTLHHHPEEQWGVLLDGSAIRVQGDEEIPVTKGDFWRTPGNVPHTMRAGPDGARVLDIFSPPRPEYKKAGSGFGTT; encoded by the coding sequence GTGAGCCAGAAGGACGAATTCCACAACATCGATAATCCCGGCGACGGATTGTTCCGCGAACTCGCCGCGGGGGTGACCACGCGCATCTTCTCCGGCGAGCAGGCGATGCTGTCGGTGGTGACGCTGGCGCCGCATGCGCAGGGCACGCTGCATCATCATCCCGAGGAGCAATGGGGCGTGCTGCTCGACGGCTCCGCCATCCGCGTCCAGGGCGATGAGGAAATCCCCGTGACCAAGGGCGATTTCTGGCGCACCCCCGGCAACGTGCCGCACACCATGCGCGCCGGCCCCGACGGCGCCCGCGTGCTGGACATTTTCAGTCCGCCGCGGCCAGAATACAAAAAAGCGGGGTCGGGTTTCGGAACGACCTGA
- a CDS encoding tripartite tricarboxylate transporter substrate-binding protein yields MTITRRTLLAAPAILAMGPAAAQASKITLVVPFPPGGSTDAMARLLQSHLQTKLGRIVVVENKSGAAGALGAAQVAKSPADGSSFLVTFDSHAVIPSILDKPPVDVERELMPVLLVGTAPYVIAAGAGRPYNSFADVVAACKATPGAVKYASVGIGTLGHLAMTVLGSKAGVEIMHVPYRGGGPAMNDVLGGHVDLIAGSAALVAAQLGTNMLRPILQLGRTRLPALPDTPTAIEAGFPDFETLAWWGIFAPAGTPADVVAAMATASKEILSEPATAAQLKDTQHMTLLLEDSAAFKTFFDKQVAYWRKVVKDNNIKA; encoded by the coding sequence ATGACGATCACGCGACGAACGCTGCTGGCTGCGCCGGCCATCCTCGCAATGGGGCCGGCGGCAGCGCAGGCCTCTAAAATCACGCTGGTGGTGCCGTTCCCGCCGGGCGGCTCGACCGACGCGATGGCGCGGCTGCTCCAGAGCCATCTGCAGACCAAGCTTGGCCGCATCGTCGTGGTCGAGAACAAGTCGGGCGCCGCCGGCGCGCTCGGTGCGGCGCAGGTTGCCAAGAGCCCGGCGGACGGATCGTCCTTCCTGGTCACCTTCGATTCCCACGCCGTGATTCCGTCCATCCTCGACAAGCCGCCGGTCGACGTCGAGCGCGAGCTGATGCCGGTGTTGCTGGTCGGCACTGCGCCTTATGTGATCGCAGCCGGCGCCGGCCGCCCCTACAACAGCTTCGCCGACGTGGTCGCCGCCTGCAAGGCGACCCCCGGCGCGGTGAAATACGCCTCCGTCGGCATCGGCACGCTTGGCCATCTCGCCATGACCGTGCTCGGCAGCAAGGCCGGCGTCGAGATCATGCACGTGCCCTATCGCGGCGGCGGCCCTGCGATGAACGACGTGCTCGGCGGCCATGTCGATCTGATCGCGGGATCGGCGGCGCTGGTCGCCGCCCAGCTCGGCACCAACATGTTGCGACCGATCCTGCAGCTCGGCCGCACGCGGCTGCCGGCCTTGCCGGATACGCCGACCGCAATCGAGGCCGGCTTTCCGGACTTCGAGACGCTCGCCTGGTGGGGCATCTTCGCGCCCGCTGGCACGCCTGCGGATGTCGTCGCGGCCATGGCGACGGCGTCCAAGGAGATCCTCAGCGAGCCCGCGACCGCCGCCCAGCTCAAGGACACCCAGCACATGACGCTGCTGCTTGAGGACAGCGCCGCCTTCAAGACCTTCTTCGACAAGCAGGTCGCCTATTGGCGCAAGGTGGTGAAAGATAATAACATCAAGGCGTAA